A single region of the Aeromonas hydrophila subsp. hydrophila ATCC 7966 genome encodes:
- the fadJ gene encoding fatty acid oxidation complex subunit alpha FadJ, with protein MSEKTFSLAVRQDGIGILTMDVPGESMNTLKAAFVEEIRAVLAEVKANKELIGLVVVSGKKDSFIAGADISMLAACTSAKDAETLSREGQVIFAEIESLPIPVIAAIHGPCLGGGLELALACHGRVVTDHGKTVLGLPEVQLGLLPGSGGTQRLPRLIGVAKALDLMLTGKQVRAKQAKKLGLVDDVVPPSILLDAAIKLAKKGKPRHELKRDLQGKLLETNKLGRKVLFDQARKGVKAKTRGNYPAPDLILEVVRIGVEEGMQAGLAAESRHFGELVMTAESAALRSIFFATTEMKKEVTYQGAEPRKVGHAAVLGGGLMGGGIAFVTATKAGVPVRIKDVASSGIGNAMRYSYDILAKKLKRRQLLRSELEKQMSLLTGTLDYSGFHRVDMVVEAVFEDLSLKHQMVKDVERECGEHTVFASNTSSLPIHQIASVAAHPERVVGLHYFSPVDKMPLAEIIPHAGTSAETVATTLAFARAQGKTPIVVKDEAGFYVNRILAPYMNEAARLVLEGEPVEVLDGALLDFGFPVGPITLLDEVGIDVGAKISPILEKELGGEQFQAPAAFNKLLQNDRKGRKNGKGFYLYGKAAPRSKLTGKEGKKMVDESVYGVLGISPQAKLAKTELAERCVLMMLNEAAMALDSGVVASARDGDIGAIFGIGFPPFLGGPFRYMDSLGIEHLVGRLEHYQKRYGDRFAPCDRLKAMAAEQQRFY; from the coding sequence ATGAGCGAGAAGACTTTTTCCCTGGCGGTGCGCCAGGATGGCATCGGCATTCTCACCATGGATGTGCCGGGCGAGAGCATGAATACCCTCAAGGCCGCCTTTGTGGAGGAGATCCGCGCGGTGCTGGCCGAGGTGAAAGCCAATAAAGAGCTGATCGGCCTGGTGGTGGTCTCCGGCAAGAAGGACTCCTTCATCGCCGGCGCCGACATCAGCATGCTGGCGGCCTGTACCAGCGCCAAGGATGCCGAGACGCTGTCGCGGGAAGGGCAGGTGATCTTCGCCGAGATCGAGTCGCTGCCGATCCCGGTGATCGCCGCCATTCACGGCCCCTGCCTCGGCGGCGGGCTGGAGCTGGCGCTGGCCTGCCATGGCCGGGTGGTCACCGATCACGGCAAGACGGTGCTCGGCCTGCCCGAGGTGCAACTGGGCTTGCTGCCGGGCTCCGGCGGGACCCAGCGTCTGCCGCGCCTCATCGGGGTGGCCAAGGCGCTCGATCTGATGCTGACCGGCAAGCAGGTGCGGGCCAAGCAGGCCAAGAAACTGGGGCTGGTGGACGACGTGGTGCCGCCCTCCATCCTGCTGGACGCCGCCATCAAGTTGGCCAAGAAGGGCAAGCCCCGTCACGAGCTCAAGCGGGATCTGCAGGGCAAGCTGCTGGAGACCAACAAGCTTGGCCGCAAGGTGCTGTTCGATCAGGCCCGCAAGGGGGTGAAGGCGAAGACCCGCGGCAACTACCCGGCCCCGGATCTGATCCTGGAAGTGGTGCGCATCGGGGTGGAAGAGGGGATGCAGGCCGGCCTTGCCGCCGAATCCCGCCACTTTGGCGAGCTGGTGATGACTGCTGAGTCCGCCGCCCTGCGCTCCATCTTCTTTGCCACCACCGAGATGAAGAAGGAGGTCACCTATCAGGGGGCCGAGCCGCGCAAGGTGGGTCATGCCGCCGTGCTGGGCGGTGGTCTGATGGGGGGCGGCATCGCCTTCGTCACCGCCACCAAGGCAGGCGTGCCGGTGCGGATCAAGGACGTGGCCAGCAGCGGCATCGGCAATGCCATGCGCTACAGCTACGACATCCTGGCCAAGAAGCTCAAGCGCCGCCAACTGCTGCGCAGCGAGCTTGAGAAGCAGATGAGCCTGCTGACCGGCACCCTCGACTACTCCGGTTTCCACCGGGTCGACATGGTGGTGGAGGCGGTGTTCGAAGATCTTTCCCTCAAGCACCAGATGGTGAAGGACGTGGAGCGCGAGTGTGGCGAGCACACCGTGTTCGCCTCCAACACCTCCTCTCTGCCTATCCACCAGATCGCCTCGGTGGCGGCGCACCCGGAGCGGGTGGTGGGGCTGCACTACTTCAGCCCGGTGGACAAGATGCCGCTGGCGGAGATCATCCCCCACGCCGGCACCAGTGCCGAGACGGTCGCTACCACCCTGGCCTTTGCTCGCGCCCAGGGCAAGACCCCCATCGTGGTCAAGGACGAGGCGGGCTTCTACGTCAACCGCATCCTGGCCCCCTACATGAACGAGGCGGCGCGCCTGGTGCTGGAAGGGGAGCCGGTGGAGGTGCTGGACGGTGCCCTGCTCGATTTCGGCTTCCCGGTCGGCCCCATCACCCTGCTGGACGAGGTGGGGATCGACGTGGGTGCCAAGATCTCCCCGATCCTCGAAAAAGAGCTGGGGGGCGAGCAGTTCCAGGCCCCGGCGGCCTTTAACAAGCTGCTGCAAAACGATCGCAAGGGGCGCAAGAACGGCAAGGGCTTCTACCTCTACGGCAAGGCGGCCCCGCGCAGCAAGCTCACCGGCAAAGAGGGCAAGAAGATGGTGGACGAGAGCGTCTACGGTGTGCTCGGCATCTCGCCCCAGGCCAAGCTGGCCAAGACGGAGCTGGCCGAGCGCTGCGTGTTGATGATGCTCAACGAAGCGGCCATGGCGCTGGACAGCGGCGTGGTGGCCTCGGCTCGCGATGGCGACATCGGCGCCATCTTCGGCATCGGCTTCCCGCCGTTCCTGGGTGGCCCGTTCCGCTACATGGACAGCCTCGGCATCGAGCATCTGGTGGGGCGCCTTGAGCACTACCAGAAGCGCTACGGCGACCGCTTCGCCCCCTGCGATCGCCTCAAGGCGATGGCAGCGGAGCAGCAGCGCTTCTATTGA
- a CDS encoding TIGR02808 family protein has translation MSLLEQTIWTVLGYGAMPFIFLSGFVAVAVTCCLLLNAFGVKSAEK, from the coding sequence ATGAGTCTGCTTGAACAAACCATCTGGACTGTATTGGGATACGGGGCCATGCCCTTTATCTTCCTGAGCGGGTTTGTGGCGGTGGCAGTGACCTGCTGCCTGCTGCTCAATGCCTTCGGGGTCAAGTCCGCCGAGAAGTGA
- a CDS encoding YaeQ family protein yields the protein MALKATVFKAQLSLSDMDRNLYQDFSLTLARHPSETDERMMIRLAAFAWHAAERLEFTKGLSADDEPELWRKNYSDEIELWIELGQPDERRLKKACNRSRHVVLYLYGGRGTSVWWKQNQGKLGLHDNLTVIELSDSQTLPLTEMVERTMQLTCTISDGQLWVSNGRQEVTLDPVLLMGTPAREL from the coding sequence ATGGCTCTCAAGGCAACCGTATTCAAGGCTCAGCTCAGCCTGTCCGACATGGATCGCAATCTGTATCAGGACTTCTCTCTCACCCTGGCCCGTCACCCATCCGAGACTGACGAGCGGATGATGATCCGGCTGGCGGCCTTCGCCTGGCACGCTGCCGAGCGACTGGAGTTCACCAAGGGCCTCTCTGCCGATGACGAGCCGGAACTCTGGCGCAAGAACTATTCCGACGAGATTGAACTCTGGATCGAACTCGGTCAGCCCGACGAGCGCCGTCTCAAGAAGGCGTGCAACCGCTCCCGTCATGTGGTGCTCTACCTCTACGGCGGCCGTGGCACCAGCGTCTGGTGGAAGCAAAACCAGGGCAAACTCGGCCTGCACGACAACCTGACCGTGATTGAGCTCTCCGACAGCCAGACCCTGCCGCTGACCGAGATGGTGGAGCGCACCATGCAGCTCACCTGCACCATCTCCGACGGCCAGCTCTGGGTGAGCAACGGCCGCCAGGAAGTGACCCTGGATCCCGTGCTGCTGATGGGAACCCCCGCCCGCGAACTGTAA
- a CDS encoding AEC family transporter, protein MFSALLNIVIPVFAVVGLGALYGRLRPGGALGYVNRANIELFTPALVFSALVKYPLDLMAHLSLIAAGALVILLPGLLLSLLRLRSISRPALILPAMFRNTGNLGIPLMVLAFGEQQLGAIIILFVLSNLLHFSVGMFILSANTSRWLWLKSPVLWAALAGLLVANLHIPLPEYLVTSASLLGQISVPLMLFALGIRLMEGELDHLGLALKCNLLYLLAGGISLGLAVWLLPLQPAWIPLLMLSVALPPAVLNYMLCEQYQCQPEKVASIVLGGNALSVLVIPLAVWLALHLGS, encoded by the coding sequence ATGTTCAGCGCGCTGCTCAATATCGTCATTCCGGTGTTTGCGGTGGTGGGGCTCGGCGCCCTCTACGGCAGGTTGCGTCCGGGCGGCGCGCTGGGTTACGTCAATCGGGCCAATATCGAGCTCTTTACCCCGGCGCTGGTGTTCTCGGCGCTGGTCAAATACCCGCTGGATCTGATGGCCCACCTCTCGCTCATCGCGGCGGGGGCCTTGGTGATCCTGCTGCCGGGGTTGCTGCTCTCCCTGCTCAGGCTTCGCAGCATCAGCCGACCGGCCCTGATCCTGCCCGCCATGTTTCGCAACACCGGCAACCTCGGCATTCCGCTGATGGTGCTGGCCTTTGGCGAGCAGCAGCTGGGCGCCATCATCATACTGTTCGTGCTCTCCAACCTGCTCCACTTCTCGGTGGGCATGTTCATTCTCTCGGCCAACACCTCCCGCTGGCTCTGGCTGAAAAGCCCTGTGCTGTGGGCCGCCCTGGCCGGCCTGCTGGTGGCCAATCTGCACATTCCGCTGCCCGAATACCTGGTGACCAGCGCCTCTTTGCTCGGCCAGATCTCGGTGCCGCTGATGTTGTTTGCCCTCGGTATCCGGCTGATGGAAGGGGAGCTGGATCACCTGGGGCTCGCCCTCAAGTGCAACCTGCTCTATCTGCTGGCCGGCGGCATCTCCCTAGGGCTGGCGGTCTGGCTGTTGCCGCTGCAGCCGGCCTGGATCCCGCTGCTGATGCTGTCGGTGGCGCTGCCACCGGCGGTGCTCAACTACATGCTGTGCGAGCAGTACCAGTGCCAGCCCGAGAAGGTGGCCAGCATCGTGCTCGGTGGCAATGCGCTCTCGGTCCTGGTGATACCGCTGGCAGTCTGGCTGGCCCTGCATCTGGGCAGTTGA
- a CDS encoding HNH endonuclease, translating into MNRSPSGYYPIHPVTDFNIKLIEVTTMGNIAKQRHQAAVRQSFHCFYCGLPMWEASPAALMHQYRLTPAEARLLQCTGEHLQPRGEGGSNQPANIVAACQYCNSTRHKTPKVLSPEQYQKKVRARVGKGGWFPKGITSKVKGSKTNGV; encoded by the coding sequence TTGAACCGAAGTCCGTCCGGCTATTATCCAATCCATCCCGTCACGGACTTCAATATCAAACTGATTGAGGTCACGACCATGGGTAACATCGCCAAACAACGCCATCAGGCTGCCGTTCGTCAATCCTTTCACTGCTTCTATTGCGGACTGCCAATGTGGGAAGCCTCCCCTGCCGCACTGATGCATCAATACCGCCTCACCCCTGCCGAAGCCCGGCTATTGCAGTGCACGGGGGAACATCTGCAGCCACGCGGCGAAGGTGGCTCGAACCAGCCCGCCAATATCGTGGCCGCCTGTCAGTACTGCAACAGCACCCGCCACAAAACCCCCAAGGTGCTATCCCCTGAGCAATATCAGAAAAAAGTACGGGCGCGGGTGGGTAAAGGGGGCTGGTTTCCTAAAGGGATCACCAGCAAGGTCAAGGGGAGCAAAACCAATGGTGTTTAA
- a CDS encoding toprim domain-containing protein has product MWKAHLIFFICSALSNIFDIHLEAAGSQLLPVIGKGQMSVVAKLFRLMGKEPVALVDADGIADGTALVSGYLVENTYADELASDFGAATANDMATDIYNDFCRLVTNEWNSIAILAAQHPYWINKSQDDDLIVSKRRATFCTLFTHEDQLLPQQFLSIKRRLTALLNILEKSGLFILRKGSIESYYLTSDQNTSIGKPNAAIDEIDAFYSINKSDLTTSYGDVIRCITHAAMTQKISEAEALRALILAIVSPAHEVFKSDPTSTHFNALARSILGGRSEMFDLAVKNDRLIVAIKSNILDVDSFPVELSRDDSVPQVINRALGITS; this is encoded by the coding sequence TTGTGGAAGGCCCATCTGATATTTTTTATATGCAGTGCCTTATCAAATATTTTTGATATTCATCTTGAAGCGGCTGGCTCTCAACTTTTACCTGTCATAGGTAAAGGACAGATGTCAGTCGTCGCAAAACTCTTTAGGTTAATGGGCAAAGAACCAGTAGCCTTGGTTGATGCTGATGGTATTGCAGATGGAACAGCTCTCGTCAGTGGTTACTTAGTGGAGAATACATATGCTGATGAACTTGCAAGTGATTTTGGGGCTGCCACGGCAAATGATATGGCAACAGATATTTACAATGATTTCTGCAGACTTGTTACCAATGAATGGAATAGCATAGCCATATTAGCAGCACAACATCCATACTGGATTAACAAATCTCAAGATGATGATCTTATAGTTTCAAAACGCAGAGCAACATTCTGTACACTTTTTACACATGAAGATCAGCTGCTGCCCCAACAATTCCTTTCCATAAAAAGAAGACTTACAGCACTTTTAAATATTTTGGAAAAAAGTGGTCTCTTTATTCTTAGGAAAGGGTCTATTGAATCATATTACTTAACATCAGATCAAAATACCTCTATAGGTAAACCGAATGCTGCTATTGATGAAATTGACGCATTCTACAGCATTAACAAATCAGATTTAACAACGTCATATGGAGATGTTATTAGATGTATTACTCATGCTGCAATGACTCAAAAAATAAGTGAGGCCGAAGCACTAAGAGCACTAATCCTTGCCATCGTATCTCCTGCACATGAGGTGTTTAAGAGCGATCCTACATCAACTCACTTCAATGCTTTAGCTAGGTCAATCCTTGGCGGACGTTCAGAAATGTTTGATCTAGCAGTTAAAAATGACAGACTCATCGTTGCTATTAAAAGTAATATCCTTGACGTTGATAGCTTCCCTGTTGAACTTAGCAGGGATGACAGTGTACCTCAAGTTATTAACAGAGCTCTAGGTATCACTTCTTAA
- a CDS encoding AAA family ATPase, translated as MSFPITVTAHIDSQTTNNTREIILHKGLTTLIGPNGSGKTHLLRSLKMGLQPYVTNKKIRFLSAGRMGPLENYRSDYDGHRGTPRFDHARLGSSSDTSMRHSIETLTGDFQTLSQRADILVKVQERLRKLFNKDIILDWDSGGLKVSFINLDIPETPYSSGKEASGLIHLVGILSALYDDEVGALLIDEPEVSLHPQLQSFLLQ; from the coding sequence ATGAGTTTTCCTATTACTGTTACTGCCCATATTGATAGCCAAACAACCAATAATACCAGAGAGATAATTCTCCATAAGGGACTGACAACTCTAATTGGCCCAAATGGTTCAGGGAAAACACATCTTCTTCGTTCATTAAAAATGGGTCTTCAGCCATATGTAACGAATAAAAAAATACGTTTCTTATCGGCCGGGAGAATGGGCCCGCTTGAAAACTATCGCTCGGATTATGATGGACATAGAGGTACACCTCGTTTTGACCATGCAAGACTAGGAAGTTCATCAGATACAAGTATGCGGCATTCCATTGAAACGCTGACTGGAGATTTTCAAACATTATCACAACGTGCTGATATTTTAGTAAAAGTACAAGAACGCCTAAGGAAATTATTTAATAAGGATATAATACTTGACTGGGACTCTGGTGGATTAAAAGTTTCTTTTATCAACTTAGATATTCCTGAAACTCCATATTCATCAGGAAAAGAAGCATCAGGATTGATCCATTTAGTTGGTATTCTATCGGCATTGTATGATGATGAGGTTGGGGCGCTCCTTATTGATGAACCTGAAGTATCTCTTCATCCACAATTGCAATCTTTTCTTCTGCAATAG
- a CDS encoding sigma 54-interacting transcriptional regulator, which translates to MMSVSNQCLLMQIQPTILRFAKMLASVLQLEVEIVDANMVRVAGTGPYGKFFGRQLEGDSRLLRYVIEHQREKIVTHTSEDPVCEGCSCKESCRERAFLGVPIMVEENCIGVISLVAFNPEQQARLNNNLQEVCDYVQHISSIFVAKLLDSRGLSDGVNKVFLSLMNHMDQGCLLLDEKSQLLYANEVALKQLNCQQEALLGCEIGLRPLTFAQQGLTGHLQHIVTLGDRQELIIGQLHHVQGQQLFLMAFHQSHGTPNPPLEPDEGVSMLIGESKPMRALKKLLHRIALSPSSVLVCGESGTGKEVVARAIHRLSPRRDKPFIAINCAAIPEQLLESELFGYVKGAFTGASSTGKQGLIQAAQQGTLFLDEIGDMPLTMQAKLLRVLELREVTPIGASRPVPVDIRIIAATHQHLEQYIAEGKFREDLFYRLNVIPIHLPPLREREGDVALLTHYFLNLHTSRIGLLYPGLSPEVMALLEGYRWPGNVRELSNLIEYLVNVVQAGEVIESILLPPNILRNQRSGADEPPRSAVQIARMPLSPDPYSHGVLADPALSPAAANPASATGTPWSSPEASLPEPAAGQVERGLTPPLGENGLENMEKQMIEETLLRLGNKKLAAQALGIGIATLYRKIKKYEIAVQA; encoded by the coding sequence ATGATGTCCGTCAGTAACCAATGTTTGTTGATGCAGATCCAGCCCACCATTTTGCGCTTTGCCAAGATGCTGGCCAGCGTGCTGCAACTGGAAGTGGAAATCGTGGACGCCAACATGGTGCGGGTGGCGGGAACCGGCCCTTACGGCAAGTTCTTCGGTCGCCAGCTGGAGGGGGACTCCCGCCTGTTGCGCTACGTCATCGAGCATCAGCGCGAGAAGATCGTCACCCACACCAGCGAGGATCCGGTCTGTGAGGGGTGCAGTTGCAAGGAGAGCTGCCGGGAGCGGGCCTTTCTCGGGGTGCCCATCATGGTGGAGGAGAACTGCATCGGGGTGATCAGCCTGGTGGCCTTCAATCCGGAGCAGCAGGCCCGTCTCAACAACAACCTGCAGGAGGTGTGCGACTATGTGCAGCACATCTCCAGTATCTTCGTGGCCAAGCTGCTCGACTCGCGCGGGCTGTCGGACGGGGTCAACAAGGTCTTCCTGAGCCTGATGAACCACATGGATCAGGGCTGCCTGCTGCTAGACGAGAAGAGCCAGCTGCTCTACGCCAACGAGGTCGCGCTCAAGCAGCTCAACTGCCAGCAGGAGGCGCTGCTGGGCTGCGAGATAGGGCTGCGACCGCTCACCTTTGCCCAGCAGGGGTTGACCGGCCACCTGCAGCACATCGTCACCCTGGGGGATCGCCAGGAGCTGATCATCGGCCAGCTGCACCACGTGCAGGGCCAGCAGCTGTTTCTGATGGCGTTTCACCAGTCTCACGGCACGCCGAACCCGCCGCTGGAGCCCGACGAGGGAGTCAGCATGCTGATCGGGGAGAGCAAGCCGATGCGGGCCCTGAAAAAGCTGCTCCATCGCATCGCCCTGAGCCCCTCCAGCGTGCTGGTGTGCGGCGAGAGCGGCACCGGCAAGGAGGTGGTGGCCCGCGCCATCCACCGACTCAGCCCGCGCCGCGACAAGCCCTTCATCGCCATCAACTGCGCCGCCATCCCGGAGCAGCTGCTCGAGAGCGAGCTGTTCGGCTACGTGAAGGGGGCCTTCACCGGCGCCTCCAGCACCGGCAAGCAGGGGCTGATCCAGGCCGCCCAGCAGGGCACCCTGTTTCTCGACGAGATAGGGGACATGCCGCTCACCATGCAGGCCAAGCTGCTGCGGGTGCTGGAGCTGCGGGAGGTGACCCCCATTGGCGCCAGCCGGCCGGTGCCGGTGGACATTCGCATCATAGCCGCGACCCACCAGCATCTGGAGCAGTACATCGCCGAGGGCAAGTTTCGCGAGGATCTCTTCTATCGCCTCAACGTCATTCCCATCCACCTGCCGCCCCTGCGTGAGCGGGAGGGGGACGTGGCGCTGCTGACCCACTACTTCCTCAACCTGCACACCAGCCGCATCGGCCTGCTGTATCCGGGGCTGAGCCCGGAGGTAATGGCTCTGCTGGAGGGCTACCGCTGGCCCGGCAACGTGCGCGAGCTCAGCAACCTCATCGAGTACCTGGTGAACGTGGTGCAGGCGGGGGAAGTGATCGAGAGCATCCTGCTGCCCCCCAATATCCTGCGCAACCAGCGCAGTGGGGCGGACGAGCCGCCTCGAAGCGCCGTGCAAATCGCGCGCATGCCGCTCTCGCCCGACCCTTATTCCCATGGTGTGCTGGCCGACCCTGCGCTCAGCCCTGCCGCTGCCAACCCGGCATCGGCTACCGGGACGCCTTGGTCATCGCCAGAGGCAAGCCTGCCAGAGCCGGCCGCCGGTCAGGTAGAGCGCGGATTGACGCCGCCACTTGGCGAAAACGGGCTGGAGAACATGGAAAAGCAGATGATAGAGGAGACCCTGCTGCGCCTTGGCAACAAGAAGCTGGCCGCCCAGGCGCTCGGGATCGGCATCGCCACCCTCTATCGCAAGATAAAGAAGTACGAGATAGCCGTGCAGGCCTGA
- the ygeW gene encoding knotted carbamoyltransferase YgeW: MKAVNQLIKEINELKSNLHEKDFLLTWEQTPQELALVLKLAEALKGLRAENIATKLFNTGLGISVFRDNSTRTRFSYASALNLLGLTQQDLDEGKSQIAHGETVRETANMISFCADAIGIRDDMYLGAGNAYMREVGAALDEGFEKGVLPQRPALVNLQCDIDHPTQSMADLAWLQEHFGSLENLKGKKIAMTWAYSPSYGKPLSVPQGIIGLMTRFGMDVTLAHPEGYDLIPDVIEVAKENAKASGGSFRQVTSMEEAFKDADIVYPKSWAPYQVMEQRTELLRANDHAGLKELEQHCLAQNAKHKDWHCTEEMMALTKGGEALYMHCLPADISGVSCKEGEVSEGVFEKYRIATYKEASWKPYIIAAMIVARKFSAPGAALEGLIKEAQKRVK; the protein is encoded by the coding sequence ATGAAAGCAGTGAACCAGTTAATCAAAGAGATCAATGAACTCAAGTCCAACCTGCATGAAAAAGACTTCCTGCTGACCTGGGAGCAGACCCCTCAGGAGCTGGCGCTGGTGCTCAAACTGGCCGAGGCCCTCAAGGGACTGCGCGCCGAAAACATCGCCACCAAGCTGTTCAATACCGGTCTTGGCATCTCGGTGTTTCGTGACAATTCCACCCGTACCCGCTTCTCCTACGCCTCCGCCCTCAACCTGCTCGGCCTGACCCAGCAGGATCTGGACGAGGGCAAATCCCAGATTGCTCACGGCGAGACGGTGCGTGAAACCGCCAACATGATCTCCTTCTGCGCCGATGCCATCGGCATTCGCGACGACATGTATCTGGGGGCCGGCAACGCCTACATGCGTGAAGTGGGCGCTGCGCTTGACGAAGGGTTCGAGAAGGGCGTGCTGCCCCAGCGCCCGGCGCTGGTCAACCTGCAGTGCGACATTGATCACCCGACCCAGTCCATGGCTGATCTCGCCTGGCTGCAGGAGCACTTCGGCAGCCTGGAGAACCTCAAGGGCAAGAAGATTGCGATGACCTGGGCTTACTCCCCCAGCTACGGCAAGCCGCTCTCCGTGCCGCAGGGCATCATCGGCCTGATGACCCGCTTTGGCATGGACGTGACCCTGGCCCACCCGGAAGGGTATGACCTGATCCCGGACGTGATCGAGGTGGCCAAGGAGAATGCCAAGGCCTCCGGTGGCAGTTTCCGCCAGGTTACCTCCATGGAAGAGGCGTTCAAGGATGCCGACATCGTCTATCCCAAGTCCTGGGCCCCCTATCAGGTGATGGAGCAGCGCACCGAGTTGCTGCGGGCCAACGATCACGCCGGCCTGAAAGAGCTGGAGCAGCATTGTCTGGCACAGAACGCCAAGCACAAGGATTGGCACTGCACCGAAGAGATGATGGCCCTCACCAAGGGGGGCGAGGCACTCTATATGCACTGCCTGCCGGCGGATATTTCCGGCGTCTCCTGCAAGGAAGGGGAAGTGAGTGAAGGGGTATTCGAGAAATACCGGATCGCCACTTATAAAGAGGCGAGCTGGAAGCCCTATATTATCGCCGCCATGATTGTCGCCCGTAAATTCTCGGCACCGGGCGCCGCCCTCGAAGGCTTGATAAAAGAGGCGCAAAAACGCGTCAAATAA
- the dpaL gene encoding diaminopropionate ammonia-lyase, with protein sequence MSQFSLKMEIADNRFFTGESLPLFSRAEAQKARAFHKKLAGYEPTPLCDLKDLAAYIGVKNILVKDESKRFGLNAFKMLGGVYAIANLLCEKYGVAIEDFSFDLIKRTIKEPMTFATTTDGNHGRGVAWAAKQVGQHAVVYMPKGSAQERVDHILNLGAECIVTDMNYDDTVRLTMKMAEERGWYIVQDTAWEGYTKIPTWIMQGYATLADEVVEQMQAMGIKQPTHVLLQAGVGALAGGVLGYLVDCFGAKNLHSIVVEPDQADCIYRSGVAGEMVNVGGDMRTIMAGLACGEPNPLGWPVLRGCTTQFISCHDKVSALGMRVLGNPLGDDPRIISGESGSVGTGVLAAVRHHPDRAALMARLGLDEQSVVLVINTEGDTDVAHYREVVWEGKHPACD encoded by the coding sequence ATGTCCCAATTTTCCCTGAAGATGGAGATTGCCGATAACCGTTTCTTTACCGGTGAGTCGCTGCCCCTGTTTTCCCGTGCCGAGGCACAAAAGGCCCGCGCCTTTCATAAAAAACTGGCCGGTTATGAGCCAACCCCCTTGTGTGATTTGAAAGATCTGGCCGCCTATATCGGGGTAAAAAATATTCTGGTCAAGGATGAGTCAAAACGCTTTGGTCTCAATGCCTTCAAGATGCTGGGGGGCGTCTACGCCATCGCCAACCTGCTCTGTGAAAAATACGGGGTGGCCATCGAGGATTTCTCCTTCGATCTCATCAAGCGCACCATCAAGGAGCCGATGACCTTCGCCACCACCACAGATGGCAACCACGGTCGTGGCGTCGCCTGGGCCGCCAAGCAGGTGGGCCAGCATGCGGTGGTCTACATGCCCAAGGGCTCAGCCCAGGAGCGGGTTGACCACATTCTCAATCTCGGTGCCGAGTGCATCGTCACCGACATGAACTACGACGACACCGTGCGCCTGACCATGAAGATGGCCGAGGAGCGCGGCTGGTACATAGTGCAGGACACCGCCTGGGAGGGTTACACCAAGATCCCGACCTGGATCATGCAGGGTTACGCCACCCTGGCCGACGAAGTGGTCGAGCAGATGCAGGCCATGGGCATCAAGCAGCCCACCCACGTGCTGCTGCAGGCCGGGGTCGGGGCGCTGGCGGGCGGCGTGCTCGGCTATCTGGTGGACTGCTTCGGGGCGAAGAACCTGCACAGCATAGTCGTCGAGCCGGATCAGGCCGACTGCATCTACCGCTCCGGCGTGGCGGGGGAGATGGTCAACGTGGGGGGCGACATGCGCACCATCATGGCCGGTCTTGCCTGCGGTGAGCCCAATCCCCTCGGCTGGCCGGTGCTGCGTGGCTGCACCACCCAGTTCATCTCCTGTCACGACAAGGTCTCGGCGCTCGGCATGCGAGTGCTCGGCAACCCCCTTGGCGATGATCCCCGCATCATCTCCGGCGAATCCGGCTCGGTCGGCACCGGCGTGCTGGCGGCGGTGCGCCACCACCCGGATCGCGCGGCGCTGATGGCCCGGCTTGGGCTCGATGAGCAGTCGGTGGTGCTGGTGATCAATACCGAAGGGGACACCGACGTGGCCCATTACCGGGAAGTGGTGTGGGAAGGCAAGCACCCCGCCTGCGACTAA